The genomic segment GTGCCAGGGTTGCGGTGGCGTGTATGCGGACCAGGAAGGTGGACATGTCCACATCAGTAAGTCGGCGATTATTTGTCAGTAGGTTGCAGGGTGGGGCGCAGTGGTGGTCGACGGCTGTGCGTTGGCTCGCTGGCGTTGTGCTGATCTCGGTGTCACTGTCGAAGTTCACTCGGTACGAGGACCTAGTGGCTGCGTTTGAGCGGTATGGGATCCCTTTCCCAGAGCAATCGGTCTATCTGGCGGGAACGATCGAACTGCTCGGTGGAATCTTGCTTGTGCTGGGTTTGCTGACCAGACTTGCGGCGCTAGCGGTGGCGGGAAATATGTTCGTCGCTGTTCTCACGGGTGGAAGAATTGACGTGGATTTCTATCACACCGGTCTCGGAAGTCTGCTATTCCTGGCGGCATTGTTCTTGCTGTGGTCCGGTCCCGGTCGGCTGGCCGTCGACAACCGTTGGGTTGACCCGTCGCAGTCGGCCGTCGACTAGCTGGTTGCGGCTAGAGCGCATCAGCGGGCTGCGCGGCCCCGAAGAGGTAGCCCTGCCCCACCGTCCAGCCTAGTTCTTGAAGCACCAAAGCTTGCTCCTCGTGCTCAATGCCTTCAGCGATGCGCACCAAGCCGAGCCGATCTGCGAGTTCGGCAAGTCCAGCTACTAGATCACGACCCGAGTGCTGCCGCGGATCATCCAACATCTGGGTGAACGAAGCATCAAGTTTGATAGCCGAGACGGGGTAGTCACGCAGGTTCGCCAGGGATGAGTAGCCGGTGCCGAAGTCGTCGACGTGGATCTGTACGCCCAAGTCGGCAATCCCCTGGATGGTTTGGGCTACTCGCTGTCCCGATTGGCTAATGGAACGTTCAGTGATTTCGATCGCCAGTCGTTGCGGGTCTATTCCGTGTTCCGCAATGAGCTGGGCGAGGTGAGCCAGATAGTTCGGATGGGACAGCTCCTGGGGGGAGGCATTGATGCTCATCTGCACCCCAGACGGCAGCAGTACCGCGGTGGCAATCCCGGCCGACAATACTGAACGGCCCATCTGATCAATGAGCCCCCGGTCCTCGGCGATGTCGATGAACCCATTCGCTTCGGTCAGTATGCCGTCCTGACGTTCCCAGCGCAGGAGTGCCTCGTAACCGATGAGTGCACGATCCCGCAATCGATATTGCGGTTGATACCAGGGCAGAAACTCGTCTCGAGTCAGTCCGTCATGAAGGAGCGAGGCAAGTTCCAACTGAGTGCGCTGTGACAATCGCATCTGATCGTCGTACAGCACCGGGATCTTGCTCTGCCGCCGTTTTGCCTGCCCAAGAGCCGTGTCCGCCTCTTGGAGTAGTTGCTCGGGCGAAACCGTCCCGCCCGCTATCGTGACTCCAGCCGAGATTTGCACCCAGACTGGTCGTTGACTGGTCACGATGGGTTGCGACGCCACGATTCGTTGCAGTTCGCCGGCTCGGGTCAGGACCGATGAACTGTTGTGGATACCACTCAACACGCAGACAAATTCGTCACCGCCGATGCGCCCGACTACGTCATCGCTGCGAATTGTTGAGCGCACTCGCTCGGCAACCTGCCGCAAGACCTCATCACCGATGGCGTGTGACATCGAATCATTGATTTCTTTGAAGTTATCGATATCGCAATAGACCACGGCCGTGGAGCCGGCTGGGTCAGTCGTTAGCGAGTGGTGAAGGGCTTGAGCAATACCTTCACGATTGAGGGTGCTGGTGAGATGATCTCGGATTAGGCGCGATCGTAGATCGTGCTCGGCCTCGTCCGCGCGTTGTTGTGCCTTCTGCTCCGCAGTAACGTCGAGGAGTTGCACCACGTGCCACCGTTGCTTTCCGGTCGCATCGGGAACCTCGGTTACCCAGATGCGCACCCAGCGTTGTTCACCGTCCATTCTGATTACGCGTAGATCATGGCTGGTCTGGCTCGCTGAGACGGAGTCGACCGTAGTTCGCAGGATGGTGTCAGTCCGGGCGCGATCATTTGGGGCGATCAGCGACAAGAATTTTCGACCCAGCAGATCTGGCCGAGCTCGCCCGAACAGCTCGCTGGCGGCACCGTTGCCCTCGATTATGAGGCCGGTTAGATCTAGTACGCATTGGCCAATCAGTGCCTCATCCACGCTGCGACTCAGCATGTCGGATCGATTGGAGTTGTAGGGGTCAGTGTCGTGCCAGGAATCCCGTTCCGCGAGCGCCGAAACTTCCTGACTTACTTCGAGAGCCGCCCCCACTGCACCGATGACCGCGCCGGAGTGATCTCGCGACAGATTGCCAACAATGTCCACCCAGATAAGTTCGCCGTTCTTCCGGAGTAAGGGCCGTCGGCGGCGCCAACTTTCCGCTTGTTGGTGGGCCACTAGTTCTCGTTGAAACTGTGCGTTGCGACCATCTTCTGCCAGATCAAAAGCATCGAGGTTTTGTCCTACTAATTCTGCGGGTGCGTAGCCGGTGAGGCGCTCGCAACCGGCGCTGGCAAAGGTGATGACATGGTCGGTGTCCACGAGGAACCAAGCGAGATCAGACTGCTGCAGCGCTCGTAGCAGGTCGACGTTGTTCACCATCACCACCCACCATCAGATCCCCCCCAACGGTATCCGCTCTGTGGTGCTACTCCCACTCCTAGATCGAGATATGACCGAGGGTGAACTCTGCACTACCAATGGTTATACCGCTGCGGATTTCGCCGCGAATGTGTGGCGGGTGGCGACTATGTCGCCGCCGCTGAAGGGAGCGGCTATCGCGCCGCGGTTGCTTGCTCCCGTTTGGTCTGCCGGGCGAGGCCGATGCCGAACAGCGCTCCCAAGAATGAAAAGAAGGCGGCTAGGCCAAAAGCAAGTTTCAGGCCAGTAACCATGTCGTCCTTGGTTTCGGTGATGACCTGGTCAAATTCCGCTATCTCCTGCGTCTGGGCCGCAGTAGCGCCAGAGTCGGTGGTAGGTGTGCTGAGTTGATTCTTGAACCCGTAGAGACTAGTGATCTCTTGTTGCTGCTTGGCGGTTAGGTCGCTTACCGAAACTTGCTGCATCTGCTGCGCTATCGACCCGAGCAGCAAGCTGGTGATCAGAGCGCCTCCGAGTGCGCCAAAGACTAGTCGAGCCGCGACCTGAGTGCCGCCGGCCACTCCCGACATCTCCTTGGGAACATCTGTGAGCAGCAACGACACCAGGAGTGCATAGGCGGCGCCCCACGCGAAGCCCTCGACCAACAGCGGCAATGCCAGCCACCAGCCCTGTCCGCTCGTTGAAATCAGCGGTATCAGCGCCACCATGGCAATCGGTTGGAGAATGAGGCAAAACAAACTGGCCTTCACCGGCGGGACTTTGACCCGCGTGATGATCGGTCCCCCAAGTGCCATTCCGATTCCGAGCGGTACCAAGGTCAGGCCGGAGCCCAACGGGTCTTGATCCAGCACGAATTGCGCGTACAGCGGGATTAGCATCAGCAGACCAAAAACTCCGGCAGTCATCGCGGCTGCCGCTGAGGTGCCCCAGTTGAAGGAGATGACTCGGAACAACGAGAACTCCAGTACCGACTCCCGGTCGGTCTGCTGCAGCGACACTTCCCAGCGAGCGAACAGCGCCAGCAGCACCAGCCCCAAGCCCAGCATGATCGGTACGGGAGAAATACTCAGCGGCCAACTAGCTGTGCCACCTAGCCAAGTGTCGCCAGTAGCTGACCACCAGCCAAGACTTGCGGCCTCCTGCAGTCCGAAGACCACCAAACCCAAGCCCAGTACCAGCAGTACCGAACCCAGTACATCGAACTTGCCCTTACGCGGTCGCCCGGGAATCTCCCGCTCGAGAAAGAGCAAGCCCAGGAAAGCCACGACCATGATGGGCACATTGATCAGAAAAGCCCACCGCCATGACATGAAGGTCGACAGCGCGCCACCAATGAGCGGACCTAGCGCCATGGCAGAACCGATGACCGCGGTCCAAATCGAGAAGGCAAGGGCGCGGTTCCGGCCACTGGGAAATGATTGATTGAGCAGCGACAACGAAGCTGGAATAGCCATCGCCAAAACGAATCCCTGAATCGCCCGACCGGCCATCAGCGTCGGGAAGCTATTGGCCAGTCCGGTGATGGTCGAACCGAGTGCGAACACCACGCATCCCAGTAGTAGCGATTTCTTCGGACCAACGAGATCGGCCACTTTGCCCATCAGCACCATGAATGAGGCAGCCACCACCATGAAGATCGTGATGATCAGCGTGGCACTGTCTGCGTCAATACCGAGGTCAGTGACGATCGACGGCAGCGTGACATCGGCAATCGACAAGTCGAGTCCGATGACCAGCAATGCGATGGCCAGAAAGACAAAGCCACCCCACGTTCGGCCCACGGAAGAAGTGCTGGTGTTGTCCTGATGTGTTGTCATGAGTTTCGCTTCTCGCCTATTGCGGCCGTGATTGAGCCATAGTCTGCAGGAATAGCGCGGCCGCAGTGATCGATCGATGCAGTTCCGCGAGATCGATGCTTTCGTTGGGGGCATGGATGAGTGCGCCTGGATCCTGCGCTCCGGTCGCTACGACCGGAAGATTGGGAAAGGCAGAGACCAGGTTGGCGAGGAAGGGGATGGAGCCACCAGCGCCCTGCTCCACTGGTTCGCGGCCAAAGGCAGTTTGCATGGCCTCGGCGTAGGCGCGATAGGCATTATTGCCGGTGGCAATCCGAGTTCCAGCGGCACCAAAGTCTGGCGTAATGTCTGTGGCCACTCCCCAGGGAGTGTGCTGCTGGACATGAGCCTCGATCGCCGCGATTGCCTCGTGCCAGTCGGCAGTGGCGGGAATCCGAACGCTGATCATGGCGCTTGCTTCCGGAATAATGGCGGTGGCCGCTCCCTCAACTGCCGGTGCGTCCAGCCCGGTCACGCTCACTGCTGGTTTCGAGATAAGCCGGTCGGCTATGGTGCCGGTGCCAACCAGTGCGACATCTGGCAGGACGCCGGCTTGTTCTCGAAATCTAGCTTCGGGAATATCGGCACCATGCCACTGGCCGCTGGGAATGCCAGCGATTGCGCAGTCACCATTGTCATCGGTCAGCGAATCCAACAGCCGGATGAGGGCGAGTAGTGCGTTCGGCGCTGGCCCACCGTAGAGACCGCTGTGCAGGGTGCCCGTCAACGTTCGCAATGAAACTTTGACCTGAGCCACGCCACGGAGTTCGGTAGTGAACGTGGGAACTCCGAGTTCCACGCCACCCATGTCATTGATGACGGCGGCGTCAAGCCCCGCAAAGGCCGCTGGTTTTGTTGCCGGCCACTCCTCGAAATCGCCGCCGTGCTCTT from the Actinomycetes bacterium genome contains:
- a CDS encoding MFS transporter, which translates into the protein MTTHQDNTSTSSVGRTWGGFVFLAIALLVIGLDLSIADVTLPSIVTDLGIDADSATLIITIFMVVAASFMVLMGKVADLVGPKKSLLLGCVVFALGSTITGLANSFPTLMAGRAIQGFVLAMAIPASLSLLNQSFPSGRNRALAFSIWTAVIGSAMALGPLIGGALSTFMSWRWAFLINVPIMVVAFLGLLFLEREIPGRPRKGKFDVLGSVLLVLGLGLVVFGLQEAASLGWWSATGDTWLGGTASWPLSISPVPIMLGLGLVLLALFARWEVSLQQTDRESVLEFSLFRVISFNWGTSAAAAMTAGVFGLLMLIPLYAQFVLDQDPLGSGLTLVPLGIGMALGGPIITRVKVPPVKASLFCLILQPIAMVALIPLISTSGQGWWLALPLLVEGFAWGAAYALLVSLLLTDVPKEMSGVAGGTQVAARLVFGALGGALITSLLLGSIAQQMQQVSVSDLTAKQQQEITSLYGFKNQLSTPTTDSGATAAQTQEIAEFDQVITETKDDMVTGLKLAFGLAAFFSFLGALFGIGLARQTKREQATAAR
- a CDS encoding DoxX family membrane protein — its product is MSTSVSRRLFVSRLQGGAQWWSTAVRWLAGVVLISVSLSKFTRYEDLVAAFERYGIPFPEQSVYLAGTIELLGGILLVLGLLTRLAALAVAGNMFVAVLTGGRIDVDFYHTGLGSLLFLAALFLLWSGPGRLAVDNRWVDPSQSAVD
- a CDS encoding EAL domain-containing protein; translation: MVNNVDLLRALQQSDLAWFLVDTDHVITFASAGCERLTGYAPAELVGQNLDAFDLAEDGRNAQFQRELVAHQQAESWRRRRPLLRKNGELIWVDIVGNLSRDHSGAVIGAVGAALEVSQEVSALAERDSWHDTDPYNSNRSDMLSRSVDEALIGQCVLDLTGLIIEGNGAASELFGRARPDLLGRKFLSLIAPNDRARTDTILRTTVDSVSASQTSHDLRVIRMDGEQRWVRIWVTEVPDATGKQRWHVVQLLDVTAEQKAQQRADEAEHDLRSRLIRDHLTSTLNREGIAQALHHSLTTDPAGSTAVVYCDIDNFKEINDSMSHAIGDEVLRQVAERVRSTIRSDDVVGRIGGDEFVCVLSGIHNSSSVLTRAGELQRIVASQPIVTSQRPVWVQISAGVTIAGGTVSPEQLLQEADTALGQAKRRQSKIPVLYDDQMRLSQRTQLELASLLHDGLTRDEFLPWYQPQYRLRDRALIGYEALLRWERQDGILTEANGFIDIAEDRGLIDQMGRSVLSAGIATAVLLPSGVQMSINASPQELSHPNYLAHLAQLIAEHGIDPQRLAIEITERSISQSGQRVAQTIQGIADLGVQIHVDDFGTGYSSLANLRDYPVSAIKLDASFTQMLDDPRQHSGRDLVAGLAELADRLGLVRIAEGIEHEEQALVLQELGWTVGQGYLFGAAQPADAL
- a CDS encoding M20/M25/M40 family metallo-hydrolase, coding for MSATDPQAQQAALIAQITDLMPQAEADLAALVRIPSINFPDFDPKPVQECATAVADLFETAGASRVSLVPGSSGVPTVMAELDAAPEAPTVMLYSHYDVQPAGDSTIWESAAFEPVVRDGRMYGRGAADDKSGVVTHLTCVRALAANPPVNLRIMIEGEEEHGGDFEEWPATKPAAFAGLDAAVINDMGGVELGVPTFTTELRGVAQVKVSLRTLTGTLHSGLYGGPAPNALLALIRLLDSLTDDNGDCAIAGIPSGQWHGADIPEARFREQAGVLPDVALVGTGTIADRLISKPAVSVTGLDAPAVEGAATAIIPEASAMISVRIPATADWHEAIAAIEAHVQQHTPWGVATDITPDFGAAGTRIATGNNAYRAYAEAMQTAFGREPVEQGAGGSIPFLANLVSAFPNLPVVATGAQDPGALIHAPNESIDLAELHRSITAAALFLQTMAQSRPQ